One genomic window of Streptomyces spiramyceticus includes the following:
- a CDS encoding isochorismatase family protein, with the protein MSRGLIVVDVQNDFCEGGSVPVTGGARLAVEIADLVEQSAGGDYQYIVATRDHHIDPGGHFSKTPDFQDSFPVHCVAGGEGSEFHPDFAPAVTGGKVDAVFFKGAHSASKSGFEGADAQGTPLADGLRARGVEDVDVMGIATDHCVRATALDAVAAGFRARVRLDYAVGVAPDTTAAALDDFRRAGVAVSGDVPAQ; encoded by the coding sequence GTGAGCCGAGGCTTGATCGTCGTGGATGTGCAGAACGACTTCTGCGAAGGGGGCAGTGTCCCCGTCACGGGTGGTGCGCGGCTCGCGGTGGAGATCGCCGATCTGGTCGAGCAGAGCGCGGGTGGTGACTACCAGTACATCGTCGCGACCCGGGACCATCACATCGACCCGGGAGGTCACTTCTCCAAGACTCCCGACTTCCAGGACAGTTTCCCCGTCCACTGCGTAGCAGGGGGCGAGGGCAGCGAATTCCACCCCGATTTCGCCCCCGCCGTCACCGGCGGAAAGGTCGACGCCGTCTTCTTCAAGGGTGCGCACAGCGCCTCCAAGAGCGGCTTCGAAGGAGCCGACGCCCAGGGCACCCCGCTGGCCGACGGGCTGCGCGCACGCGGGGTCGAAGACGTCGATGTGATGGGCATCGCCACCGATCATTGCGTGCGGGCGACCGCGCTGGACGCCGTCGCGGCGGGGTTCCGTGCGCGCGTACGCCTGGACTACGCGGTCGGGGTCGCACCCGACACCACGGCCGCGGCCCTGGACGACTTCCGCCGGGCAGGCGTCGCTGTATCCGGAGACGTACCCGCGCAGTAG
- a CDS encoding TOMM precursor leader peptide-binding protein: MAETLLGSGPLYSALHGMDVPPGVRVVATDTDAPELYTRVRAHGGSWLPVRAEPGWLLIGPVARAGEPGCPTCMCRRRDANLPHAKARRELRERPARDGGALRLLPVVGALAAALVSHELESGFACTAGALLRVSLTTGAITRHRVLADPMCPDCGPSPQAHPVRMRIEAAHKTDPGRFRVRDLQKNLHELYVDAETGLFGSVAVGAGGAVPWAAAWRGHPAEGDDSRHGYGRARDVRSARLTAITEALERHTSTIPRGQGTVRAAYADIAENALDPRTLGLYPDDRYDQPAFRFRRFTPQQEADWVWGHSFRTKQPILVPSTYAYSGTATQNDPGWAYECSNGAAVGGCLTEAVLYGLLEVAERDAFLLTWYARLPVPKVDLDSVADRWIPMTAAQILHRTGYEVMAFAMPMEQRVPAFWVLALNRQAGPGRAHALCGAGAHLDAEQALRGALVELLAALDNPVDLEEAARLLDDDDQVQQMEHHAALYAHPDAWPRLDFLPVDAPGRPLGELVEPWPRHQDLADDLTELTGRYLDTGLDVITVDTTGPELRAGGFAGAKVVVPGTASMTFGHRYRRTHDLPRLLRVPRLLGHRDRDLHLDELNPHPHPFP, encoded by the coding sequence GTGGCTGAAACACTGCTCGGCTCCGGCCCGCTCTACAGCGCCCTGCACGGGATGGACGTGCCCCCGGGCGTGCGGGTGGTGGCCACCGACACCGACGCCCCCGAGCTGTACACCCGTGTGCGTGCGCACGGCGGTTCCTGGCTGCCGGTGCGGGCAGAGCCCGGCTGGTTGCTCATCGGCCCCGTCGCACGAGCGGGCGAGCCCGGATGCCCGACCTGTATGTGCCGCCGTCGCGACGCCAACCTGCCCCACGCCAAGGCCCGGCGGGAACTGCGCGAGCGTCCCGCGCGAGACGGGGGCGCGTTGAGGCTGCTGCCGGTGGTGGGGGCCTTGGCCGCCGCGCTGGTGAGCCATGAACTGGAGTCGGGGTTCGCCTGCACCGCGGGCGCCCTGCTGCGTGTGTCGCTCACGACCGGTGCGATCACCCGCCACCGGGTACTTGCCGACCCGATGTGCCCCGACTGCGGGCCGTCGCCACAAGCGCATCCCGTCCGGATGCGGATCGAGGCGGCACACAAGACGGACCCGGGCCGGTTTCGCGTCCGGGACCTTCAGAAGAACCTGCACGAGCTCTATGTGGACGCCGAGACCGGGTTGTTCGGTTCAGTGGCGGTCGGAGCCGGGGGTGCGGTGCCGTGGGCTGCGGCCTGGCGTGGGCACCCCGCTGAGGGCGACGACAGCCGTCACGGCTACGGACGCGCCCGCGACGTGCGCTCGGCCCGCCTGACTGCGATCACCGAGGCGCTCGAACGCCACACCAGTACCATCCCGCGCGGCCAGGGCACGGTGCGGGCGGCCTACGCCGACATCGCCGAGAACGCCCTGGACCCGCGCACGCTGGGCCTGTATCCCGATGACCGCTATGACCAGCCCGCATTCCGCTTCCGCCGCTTCACTCCCCAACAGGAAGCGGACTGGGTCTGGGGCCACTCCTTCCGCACCAAGCAGCCCATCCTGGTGCCCTCCACCTATGCCTACTCCGGCACCGCGACCCAGAACGATCCGGGCTGGGCCTACGAGTGCTCCAACGGCGCCGCCGTGGGCGGATGCCTGACCGAGGCAGTCCTGTACGGCCTGCTGGAGGTGGCCGAACGCGACGCCTTCCTCCTTACCTGGTACGCCCGGCTGCCCGTGCCGAAGGTGGACCTCGACTCCGTTGCCGACCGGTGGATCCCGATGACCGCGGCACAGATCCTCCACCGCACCGGCTACGAGGTGATGGCCTTCGCGATGCCGATGGAGCAACGCGTACCGGCCTTCTGGGTCTTGGCGCTGAACCGCCAGGCCGGCCCGGGGCGCGCCCACGCCCTGTGCGGAGCCGGTGCCCACCTGGATGCGGAGCAGGCGCTGCGCGGGGCCTTGGTCGAGCTTCTGGCCGCTCTCGACAACCCGGTCGACCTGGAGGAGGCGGCGAGACTGCTCGATGACGACGACCAGGTGCAGCAGATGGAACACCACGCCGCGCTCTACGCCCACCCTGACGCCTGGCCGCGGCTGGACTTCCTGCCCGTCGATGCGCCCGGACGCCCGCTGGGCGAGCTCGTCGAGCCCTGGCCGCGCCACCAGGATCTTGCGGACGACCTGACCGAGCTGACCGGCCGCTACCTGGATACCGGCCTGGACGTGATCACCGTCGACACCACCGGTCCCGAACTGCGGGCGGGCGGCTTCGCCGGCGCCAAGGTCGTCGTGCCCGGCACCGCCTCGATGACATTCGGCCACCGCTACCGCCGCACCCACGACCTGCCACGCCTGCTGCGCGTGCCCCGCCTGCTCGGCCACCGCGATCGCGACCTGCACCTCGACGAACTCAACCCGCACCCGCACCCGTTCCCATGA
- a CDS encoding SagB family peptide dehydrogenase: MPTSDGQATRRYLAAVRDPLAALVDASSAPPRYKHYPDTTRTRLTHSGRHAWKGELLYHLLGLTRLNWQHRNDTEPTAGPGPAIVRVARPVPSGGALYPIEAYLADDTALHHYDTVHHALETLRDGDHRKLLMPAADAEAVLVLTTVFWRSGFKYRDFAYRLQCQEVGALCAQALLLAQTLDMSASVHPDFDGEHTDTLLGLDHEAESTLAVLTFHTGTRTTPGAPPDLDRSAARPAQAPTPVTQLLPHLAALHAAARRPRPLPTTQPPLQEKPPASAGRVLRLPRGNPLDLSQGIARRASPPHGYQAHPITVQDLAHILAAALPDGPATTGMYILARNITGLTPGFYHYDPDQHLLSGTGTGTGQYDLDTGPLTAPTVHALRHAASALIPIGDPLLQARTYGDTGYRLQQAETGMRIHRASLAAAALNLAARIHSDATNAATDAALGLADTPWRSLSFLLIGHPHPSGSALTCRPERKGHRPDRASPNR; the protein is encoded by the coding sequence ATGCCTACCTCGGACGGTCAGGCCACCCGCCGCTACCTCGCTGCCGTCCGTGACCCGCTGGCAGCCCTGGTCGACGCCAGTTCGGCGCCTCCTCGCTACAAGCACTACCCCGACACCACGCGCACTCGACTGACCCACAGCGGCCGGCACGCATGGAAAGGCGAGCTGCTCTACCACCTGCTCGGCCTGACCCGCCTGAACTGGCAGCACCGCAACGACACAGAGCCCACGGCCGGGCCCGGCCCCGCGATCGTCCGGGTTGCCCGCCCGGTCCCCTCGGGCGGCGCGCTGTACCCGATCGAGGCGTACCTGGCCGATGACACGGCCCTGCACCACTACGACACCGTCCACCACGCCCTGGAGACGCTCCGCGACGGCGACCACCGCAAGCTACTGATGCCCGCAGCCGACGCGGAAGCAGTGCTGGTGCTGACAACCGTCTTCTGGCGCAGCGGCTTCAAATACCGCGACTTCGCCTACCGGCTGCAATGCCAGGAAGTCGGCGCGCTGTGCGCCCAAGCTTTGCTCCTGGCCCAGACGCTGGACATGAGCGCCTCGGTCCACCCGGACTTCGACGGTGAGCACACCGACACCCTGCTGGGCCTGGACCATGAAGCCGAAAGCACACTCGCCGTCCTCACGTTCCATACCGGCACCCGCACCACCCCCGGCGCGCCACCGGACCTGGATCGGTCTGCGGCACGCCCGGCCCAAGCGCCCACACCGGTCACCCAGTTGCTGCCCCACCTTGCCGCGCTACACGCCGCCGCCAGGAGACCACGGCCGCTCCCCACCACCCAACCGCCCCTCCAGGAGAAACCGCCGGCGTCCGCCGGACGCGTGCTCCGTCTGCCCCGCGGCAACCCCCTGGACCTCAGCCAGGGCATCGCCCGCCGAGCCTCCCCACCCCACGGCTACCAGGCGCACCCCATCACGGTGCAGGACCTGGCCCACATCCTTGCCGCCGCCCTCCCCGACGGCCCTGCTACGACGGGCATGTACATCCTCGCCCGCAACATCACCGGGCTCACCCCCGGCTTCTACCACTACGACCCCGACCAGCACCTACTCTCCGGCACCGGCACCGGCACCGGCCAATACGACCTGGACACCGGCCCACTGACGGCCCCCACCGTCCATGCTCTGCGCCACGCCGCATCCGCCCTCATCCCCATCGGCGACCCGCTCCTGCAAGCGAGGACGTACGGCGATACGGGATACCGCCTTCAACAGGCCGAGACCGGAATGCGCATCCACCGAGCCTCCCTGGCCGCCGCCGCCCTCAACCTGGCCGCGCGCATCCACTCCGACGCCACCAACGCGGCCACCGACGCGGCCCTCGGCCTGGCAGACACACCGTGGCGGTCGCTGAGCTTCCTGCTCATCGGCCACCCCCACCCAAGCGGGTCGGCGCTCACGTGCCGACCGGAGCGGAAGGGGCACCGCCCCGACCGTGCATCACCGAACCGATGA
- a CDS encoding NAD(P)/FAD-dependent oxidoreductase has product METEMYDVIVVGARCAGAATAQLLARAGRTVLLLDRAQFPSDTLSTHYIHQPGLARLDRWGLLGEVLATGAPLLTRFSFHAPGARLTGPAPALGSITGGCAPRRYALDHLLVQAAIRGGAEFRPRTNVVDLEWENGRVTGVRHATLQGPAILERAHLVIGADGRNSTVARLVRAPYLRQDPRLSRTYYSYWSGMPDQGLRTYGQQGTGTACVPTQDGATLIAVASSRTLPATVDGDRHRAYEQMLRQSSPELDEQLASARQEDRLYCCADQPNFFRQPHGPGWALVGDAAHTKDSINARGITDAFIQSEILVEQLDGPIEHTDQVEGALAKYALHLREEFTQAYEQALLTARLDIDRHRSHMIENQHDPAFIDRWFRSFAGIRGPTSVN; this is encoded by the coding sequence ATGGAGACCGAGATGTACGACGTCATCGTCGTAGGCGCACGCTGCGCCGGGGCGGCCACCGCTCAACTGCTGGCCCGCGCCGGCCGCACGGTCCTCCTCCTGGACCGCGCCCAATTCCCCAGCGACACCTTGTCCACCCACTACATCCACCAGCCCGGGCTCGCCCGACTGGACCGGTGGGGCCTGCTGGGCGAGGTACTCGCCACGGGCGCACCCCTGCTGACCCGCTTCTCCTTCCATGCCCCCGGCGCCCGCCTCACCGGGCCGGCGCCCGCCCTCGGGTCGATCACCGGAGGCTGCGCCCCCCGCCGCTACGCCCTGGACCACCTCCTGGTGCAGGCCGCCATCCGCGGCGGAGCGGAGTTCCGTCCCAGGACTAACGTCGTGGACCTGGAGTGGGAGAACGGCAGGGTCACCGGTGTCCGCCACGCAACCCTGCAAGGCCCCGCCATCCTGGAGCGCGCCCATCTGGTCATCGGCGCCGACGGCCGCAACTCCACCGTGGCCCGACTGGTCCGCGCACCGTACCTGCGCCAGGACCCCCGGCTCTCCCGCACTTATTACTCCTACTGGAGCGGAATGCCCGACCAGGGCCTGCGGACATACGGCCAGCAAGGCACGGGAACCGCCTGCGTTCCCACCCAGGACGGAGCCACCCTCATCGCGGTGGCGTCCTCCCGCACGCTGCCCGCCACCGTCGACGGCGACCGGCACCGGGCCTACGAGCAGATGCTGCGGCAATCATCCCCAGAGCTGGACGAACAGCTCGCGAGCGCCAGGCAGGAAGACCGCCTCTACTGCTGCGCGGACCAGCCCAACTTCTTCCGCCAACCCCACGGGCCGGGTTGGGCCCTGGTCGGTGACGCCGCACACACCAAGGACTCGATCAACGCTCGGGGCATCACCGATGCCTTTATCCAGAGCGAAATACTCGTCGAACAGCTAGACGGCCCGATTGAGCACACCGATCAAGTGGAGGGCGCCCTAGCGAAGTATGCCCTCCACCTGCGCGAAGAGTTCACCCAAGCCTACGAACAAGCCCTGCTCACCGCGCGCCTGGACATCGACCGGCATCGCTCCCACATGATCGAAAACCAGCACGATCCCGCCTTCATCGATCGTTGGTTCCGCTCCTTCGCCGGCATCCGCGGACCGACCAGCGTCAACTGA
- a CDS encoding polyprenyl synthetase family protein: MAEHTVPSSLDALDLVGLRARVDAELAAFLNARTSEACSWNPGCGELLAQVCAFVVNGGKRLRPLLSVLGWQAAAPGCRVPAAVLRVAASLELFHAFALIHDDVMDDSDLRLGHPTVHRAMAKRHERPGDSRADRIGVGAAILAGDLALAWSDELLHTAGLHSGQLAAVLPLVDMMRKEIVYGQYLDLTSTLRGTGDVDTALAVARYKTAKYTFERPLHLGAALADAPKDLRAALSAYALPAGEAFQLRDDLLGVFGDPAETGKPVLDDLRQGKPTVLVAVAYERATPRQRGILDRLVGSADLDENNAPQVRRILVDVGAVDTVKSMIRARYRQAIAALGAADLAPPLHAALSTLAGTALERSV; encoded by the coding sequence GTGGCAGAGCACACTGTTCCTTCCTCCCTGGACGCCCTTGATCTGGTCGGGCTACGGGCCAGGGTTGACGCGGAGCTGGCGGCGTTCCTCAATGCTCGTACGAGCGAAGCCTGTTCATGGAATCCGGGCTGCGGTGAACTGCTCGCGCAGGTGTGTGCCTTTGTCGTGAACGGTGGCAAACGGCTACGTCCTCTGCTGAGCGTCCTGGGTTGGCAGGCCGCGGCGCCAGGCTGCCGGGTGCCCGCTGCGGTGCTGCGGGTGGCCGCCTCGCTGGAGCTGTTCCACGCCTTCGCGCTCATCCACGACGATGTAATGGACGACAGCGACCTGCGCCTCGGCCACCCCACAGTGCACCGCGCCATGGCCAAGCGGCATGAGAGGCCCGGGGACAGCCGCGCAGACAGGATTGGGGTGGGAGCGGCGATCCTGGCCGGCGATCTGGCGCTGGCCTGGTCGGACGAACTGCTGCACACAGCTGGCCTTCACTCCGGCCAGCTGGCTGCCGTGTTACCACTCGTCGACATGATGCGAAAGGAGATCGTCTATGGCCAGTATCTTGACCTCACCAGTACCCTGCGGGGCACCGGCGACGTCGATACTGCGCTTGCCGTCGCCCGGTACAAGACGGCGAAGTACACCTTCGAGCGGCCACTTCACCTGGGTGCTGCCCTCGCGGACGCGCCCAAGGACCTCCGTGCGGCACTGAGTGCGTACGCGTTGCCCGCCGGCGAAGCCTTCCAACTGCGCGATGACCTGCTCGGCGTCTTCGGCGACCCCGCCGAAACGGGCAAGCCGGTACTCGATGACCTGCGGCAGGGCAAGCCGACCGTGCTCGTGGCCGTGGCCTACGAACGTGCCACCCCTCGCCAAAGGGGGATCCTCGACCGCTTGGTCGGCAGCGCGGACCTGGACGAGAACAACGCCCCTCAGGTACGGCGCATCCTGGTCGACGTAGGTGCGGTCGACACCGTGAAGTCCATGATCCGCGCGCGGTACCGGCAGGCCATCGCCGCTTTGGGGGCCGCAGACCTCGCACCGCCGCTGCACGCGGCCCTTTCCACGCTGGCCGGAACAGCCCTGGAGCGGAGCGTATGA
- a CDS encoding IS5 family transposase (programmed frameshift): MSTRPWIVNDGLWALIEPLLPPWPGWSPGPRPVPDRLCLQGILYVLCNDVAWQLLPLELGFGSGQTCWRRLERWQQAGVFDQLHRILLAELNVAGRLDWSRACVDGTRPREKGGADTGPSPVDRRKTGSKHHLICDGHGTPLKVITTAANVNDVTQTLALVDGIPSVAGRPGRPRRRPEALLGDKGYDSNPNRDELRKRRILPVISRKGALNIKGMGKLCYVVEQTFALLHQFKRLAVRWERRTELHDAFASLACSLICWRRLKKHDS, from the exons GTGAGTACTCGGCCGTGGATCGTGAACGACGGCTTGTGGGCATTGATCGAGCCGCTGCTGCCGCCCTGGCCGGGGTGGTCGCCGGGGCCTCGGCCGGTGCCCGACCGGCTGTGTCTGCAGGGGATCCTGTACGTCCTGTGCAACGACGTTGCCTGGCAACTCCTGCCGCTGGAACTGGGGTTCGGCTCCGGGCAGACCTGTTGGCGACGCTTGGAGCGGTGGCAACAGGCAGGTGTCTTCGACCAGCTGCACCGGATCCTGCTCGCCGAGTTGAACGTGGCCGGCCGCCTCGACTGGTCCAGGGCCTGCGTGGACGGC ACACGTCCGCGCGAAAAAGGGGGTGCCGATACCGGTCCGTCGCCGGTCGACCGGCGGAAGACGGGCAGCAAACACCACTTGATCTGCGACGGACACGGCACCCCGCTCAAAGTCATCACGACCGCGGCGAACGTCAACGACGTCACCCAGACCCTCGCCCTCGTCGATGGCATCCCATCTGTGGCAGGCCGCCCCGGCCGGCCCCGCAGGCGTCCGGAAGCCCTGCTCGGAGACAAGGGCTACGACTCGAACCCCAACCGCGATGAGCTGCGCAAACGCCGGATCCTGCCCGTCATCTCCCGCAAGGGCGCACTCAACATCAAAGGCATGGGCAAGCTCTGCTACGTCGTCGAGCAGACCTTCGCCCTGCTCCATCAGTTCAAACGACTCGCCGTCCGATGGGAACGGCGCACCGAACTCCACGACGCCTTCGCCTCCCTCGCCTGCAGTCTCATCTGCTGGCGACGCCTCAAGAAGCACGATTCATGA
- a CDS encoding IS30 family transposase → MPKYAPNKMSTVVKKRYFELLREGHKGAAAARVVGVSTSCGSLWFIDAGSMIVPDLGPTSPRFLTQDDRIAIADGLQVGRSVKEIADSIGKSFQTVYREIQRNSKPDGRYQPWWAHNQALLRRQRPKPEKIRTSESLRTTVREKLAEKWSPQQVSRYLARTYTDEPAMRACPETIYRALFAGLLGRKLGKLRTGRIRRKKQRRGVPSPNKIKIKIKNKNMTLIHQRPVEVNDRKTPGHWEGDLIIGRSQGSAIGTLVERATRYVRLIHLPDGWKAPQVRNALVTQTADLPLQLRKTLTWDQGRELTLHEDIEMLTGLRIYFCDPHSPWQRGTNENTNGLLRQYFPKGTDLTVHSARDLREVARQLNRRPRLVLGDKTPTEAMRGWLAGPLTT, encoded by the coding sequence ATGCCGAAGTACGCGCCCAACAAGATGTCGACCGTGGTGAAGAAGCGGTACTTCGAGCTGCTGCGGGAGGGGCACAAGGGTGCCGCTGCCGCCCGGGTGGTCGGGGTCTCCACTAGCTGTGGCTCGCTGTGGTTCATCGATGCTGGCAGCATGATCGTTCCCGACCTCGGCCCGACATCGCCGCGCTTCCTTACCCAGGACGACCGGATAGCCATTGCTGACGGCCTCCAGGTCGGGCGGTCCGTCAAGGAGATCGCCGACTCGATCGGCAAGAGCTTTCAGACCGTCTACCGGGAGATTCAGCGCAACAGCAAGCCTGATGGCCGCTACCAGCCCTGGTGGGCCCACAACCAGGCACTCCTGCGCAGGCAGCGCCCCAAGCCGGAGAAGATCAGGACGAGCGAGTCCTTGCGCACGACCGTGCGCGAGAAGCTGGCCGAGAAGTGGTCGCCGCAGCAAGTCTCGCGGTACCTCGCCCGAACGTACACGGACGAACCCGCGATGCGGGCCTGCCCGGAGACGATCTACCGCGCCCTCTTCGCCGGCCTGCTCGGCCGCAAGCTCGGCAAGCTCCGCACCGGTCGCATCCGCCGCAAGAAGCAGCGGCGAGGCGTTCCGTCGCCGAACAAGATCAAGATCAAGATCAAGAACAAGAACATGACACTGATCCATCAGCGGCCCGTCGAGGTCAACGACCGTAAAACTCCCGGGCATTGGGAAGGCGACCTCATCATCGGCCGCAGCCAGGGCTCGGCCATCGGCACCCTGGTGGAACGCGCCACCCGCTACGTCCGGCTCATCCACCTGCCCGATGGCTGGAAGGCTCCGCAGGTCCGCAATGCGCTAGTCACGCAGACCGCGGACCTCCCTCTCCAACTGCGCAAGACGCTTACCTGGGACCAGGGTCGCGAGCTGACTCTGCACGAGGACATCGAGATGCTGACCGGCTTACGGATCTACTTCTGCGACCCACACTCGCCGTGGCAGCGCGGTACGAACGAAAACACCAACGGCTTGCTTCGGCAGTACTTTCCCAAGGGCACCGACCTCACTGTTCACAGTGCCCGCGATCTGCGGGAAGTCGCCCGTCAGCTCAACCGCCGTCCCCGCCTCGTCCTCGGAGACAAGACGCCGACCGAGGCCATGCGAGGATGGCTCGCGGGCCCATTGACCACCTGA